A region of the Deltaproteobacteria bacterium genome:
GTCGTATCAATCAGTCCAACAAACGGTGCAACAGGAGCAGACGATAAAGGCCAGATTGTAGTCACCTTCAGTGAGCCAATATCCAAAGGCTCTGCCACAGATGGAGCAATAACACTGACAAATGCCGCCGGAACAAACATAACAGGCGTTCTGTCACTTGCCGCAGATGGTTTAAGCCTTTCTTTCTACGCATCAAAACTGCTTGCTTCCGAGACGGTACACACGGTAGTCGTAGCGGGAACCATACAGGACATGCAGGGTCTTGCCATGGGCGGCAGTTATACTTCAACCTTTACCGTAAAAGACACAACGCCACCGCCTGCACCACCTGCGGGAAGTATTACTTCCACCTTCCCTGATGACGAGGGTTATATCGATATTTCAGCCACACCGGGCACGGTGGAAGCCGGGGCAGCCGTTCTCATCATAAACGATGACACAGGCATGATTGTCGGTATCAGTCCCTTAAGTGACGGTTCCTTTATGGCACGTATTCAGGCAACGCTTGGTGATGTGATCCGTGTTGTGCTCATGGATGACGCAGGCAATGAGACGCTGATAAGTTATATTACTTTTAAAACAGACGATGGCAGATACCTTGTTACATCTCAGGGAGGTATTGTCGAGGGTGAGGGTGGAATAAGTCTGAACATTTCTCCTGGCGCTCTAGCTTATCCGACAGTAGTCAATGTTACTTTATTAACAGAAGCTGATTTACTCCAGCCTTATCCACCTGGTGCTTTATTTGGTGGTGCTGTCAGGATAGAAGCAGAAGGTAAAAACTTTCAGAAAGAGGTGGAACTTTCCTTACCTCTGCCGGATGGTTGGACGGAAGCATCCCTTCCCTATCTTTTACGTCAGCGGCATATAATTTTACCTGATGGTACAGAGGAAGATGTTTATGAGATGATTGATTCCATGAAGGTAATTGATGGCAGACTTGTTACAGCCAGTCCCCCTTTCCTCGGGATTATGGAGGCAGGTATATATCTTGTAGGTCTCTTTAACAAGCCAACCTATGATACGCTTACCGTTGCAGGTACAGTGTTTTGGGATAAAGATGGTATTAGCGGCTATCAGGCAGGTGGTGAAGATATCCCTGTAAGGGGAGCTATTATTCGACTTGGTGGAACTGTTGCAATTAGCAATAAGGATGGCAAATACGCTGCCGTTGATTTTATGATGTCCGAAACCTGTCGTTACGCAAGAAACATGACAGTATACCATAGGTTTGGCCCCCCACTTGATTTCTCAGGTATCTACAGTTGTCAACCACCATATCTGGTTGATGACTTTAATATCAGGGTTGCAGATGTGGATACAAAACTTCCTGACACTGAAGCGCCATCCATCACGATGAATCTTGCCGTTGCAACCGAGCAGGATGCAGACCATCAGAATGAAGCTTTTATTGCCGGTACGATAGCTATTGGAACAAACCTTGAAATGCCTGTCAGCATCGTCGATGAGAATTTACAATCTGTATCTCTTTCTGTTGGTTTTAAATCCCAGGATACTTCTATAAATCCAATAAAGCAGGGATTGATTGAAACAGGCACTGCAACGGAGAAATCGGTTAGTGGTGATCCCCCAAAGAGCCTGACAAAGCATTTTTATGATCTTTTTTTCACTGCGGAGTTTGCAGGCAGCAGTGCCAGGTATTTTAAACCGCAAAGTGCCGGGACCTATACCTTTACTGTTATTGCCGATGACCAATCGGGACAGAGTACTTCACGGCAGCTTTCTTTAAAAGCAGTAGAAAAAGGTGCAACGCCGGAGAGGAAACCCGGCCCCCCCCAAATAGTTAATACGACACCTATAGATAAAGCGACTGATTTTATGATAACTATGCCTGTTACCGTTACCTTTGATGAGGGTATAAAAGAGGAGACTATTGATGGTACTAACCTCTACCTTTTTGATAAGAGTGGTAATGCTCTTGTTCCAGCCTATGTTTACCCTATGGTGGATGGCACACAAATGCTTGGTGTGATTCAACCAAAAGGGAACCTCTTTTACGACCATGAATATGAAATTCATGTGACAACCGGTATTAAAGATCTTGACGATATGGCAATGGCTGAACCCTGGATAAGCACCTTCACGACAAAAAAACCGAGACTCTATGATCTTGAGGGTGAAATTTTTAGTGGTGGCCGTCATATTGCTATTCATGAGGTTGGCATTAAAACCTATGCTTATATAGCAGCCGGCAATGAAGGTTGGCATGTTGTGGATGTATCCAATCCGATGAAGCCTGTCATTAAGTATAGCTTTACTCCACCTCAATTTGATTTTCGCGGTATCGCCGTTGATCCCGAAAGAGGCATCCTTGCCATTACCGATTACGTAAGGATTTATGGTGGCAGTAACTACGGTTATGTTCGTTTTTATGATATTACTATTGATCCTGAAAAGCCCGCTAAAATAGGACAGGAGCGGTTGGCAGAGGCCTGGTCGGGTCTGCCGGGGAAGGTTGCGCTAAGAAACGGCTACGCTTATGTTTCCACCAATGGTATGGGGCTTCATACTGTAGATATTAATTCTGCCCGGTCATATAGTCCGGATATGCCCGGTCAGTCAATCACCAGCTTGCTGAATACCCAAAGTGAAGGTTTTGGACAGCCGAGTGATATCACTGTGTATAGTAAAACAAAGGCCTTCCTTACTACCTTTGGAGGTTATCCGGTGGTACTTGATATCTCGATGCCCTCTTTCCCGGTTATAGCAGGCTATGTTACACCAGAGGCAGGTGTTTACGATGCTTTCCGTGGTACAGCGGTGGAAGGTTTCGAATTTACGAATGATGAAGGCATGAATCAGGTAATCGACCTTGCCGTAACAAGCAGCCGCACCGGTGGTATCCATACGGTTGATCTCAGCAGTCCTACGGCACCCGTTGTGATGGCTGAAGTACGCGATAAAAATAATGCGTTGCTTAAAGTCATTGCTTCTGATATAGAGATAAGCAGGGAGGCAGGGCTTGTATATATTGCTTCAGGCGGGGCAATTTATGTCATCGATATTAAGAATCCATATCATCCGCTCATGCTAAATGTCATTGAAAATGCTTTGCTTGGTGATGCGTTAAATAAAGGGGACGTGGGTGATATCAAGGGCATTGTCGTAAAAGACGGCTGGCTTTATATGGCAAGTAAAGACACTGGTTTAAGAGTCCTCGACATTGATCCTGTCTTTTTAACGCATTTTTGCAACGAAAATGAATTTTTCGCCTGTAATGATTATTATCCTGCACTGGGTTATGTCAGTAATGGTGTTGAAAGCGGCAGGAAGAGAATCCTTCTTGAAGGCAGGAATAGTGATAATCAACTGCTCAATGACGGACAAACTTATGCACGGCTTGTTTCCTACGAACCGTCAAAGGGTGTCAGATTAAGTGGCAGGAACGGGGAAAGATGTCCTGCAAGTTCTACGAAGATGTGTGCGCTTTTTAACGATGGGCTAGCCGAATTCCACCTGACGACGGATAGCTTATTTCCCTGGGACACAGAGAAAATCACCATGATTTATGAAATCTATGATGCATCAATCGATGGGAAGTACATGCATAATGAAGAGAAAGGGAAGAAAAGGACGACGGTAGAATTGAAAGTGCGTACCAATGCCAATGTAAACTTGCAGGAAGTGCTGGACGGAACGGCAGTTTATACCTATGAAAAGTATGGTGCTAAGGACCTGGTTGCAGATGAGCTTCATAAAAGCAAGACGACGGGTGGTGAGCCTAATGAACGAGGTTTTGATTCTGTGCAGATGATGATGAATCATATTATCCCACCGCTGGAAGAAGTCGTAAGTAAAGAAAACCAGAGAAGCAGCATAACGCCTGATGGTTTATATGGCAATAATACTGTGACTGTTTTAAAAGCGATAATGAATGGTACGGCAACAGGTTTTGACAGGGCGCTTGTTAATACACAAGTCTCTCATCAAGATAGCCGTGATGGATATATAAGTACGTTTGAGAAGATAAACAAAGAGTACAATTGGTATAATTATGTACTATCGGCAAATGAACTAGATGAGGGTAAGGTTATTGATAAGGAAATTCTTATTGGACTAGACTCTGATGATGCAGAAATAAGACATCCGCTGACTGATGAAGATATCGGTATCTATGAACTTTACATGGATG
Encoded here:
- a CDS encoding Ig-like domain-containing protein; protein product: VVSISPTNGATGADDKGQIVVTFSEPISKGSATDGAITLTNAAGTNITGVLSLAADGLSLSFYASKLLASETVHTVVVAGTIQDMQGLAMGGSYTSTFTVKDTTPPPAPPAGSITSTFPDDEGYIDISATPGTVEAGAAVLIINDDTGMIVGISPLSDGSFMARIQATLGDVIRVVLMDDAGNETLISYITFKTDDGRYLVTSQGGIVEGEGGISLNISPGALAYPTVVNVTLLTEADLLQPYPPGALFGGAVRIEAEGKNFQKEVELSLPLPDGWTEASLPYLLRQRHIILPDGTEEDVYEMIDSMKVIDGRLVTASPPFLGIMEAGIYLVGLFNKPTYDTLTVAGTVFWDKDGISGYQAGGEDIPVRGAIIRLGGTVAISNKDGKYAAVDFMMSETCRYARNMTVYHRFGPPLDFSGIYSCQPPYLVDDFNIRVADVDTKLPDTEAPSITMNLAVATEQDADHQNEAFIAGTIAIGTNLEMPVSIVDENLQSVSLSVGFKSQDTSINPIKQGLIETGTATEKSVSGDPPKSLTKHFYDLFFTAEFAGSSARYFKPQSAGTYTFTVIADDQSGQSTSRQLSLKAVEKGATPERKPGPPQIVNTTPIDKATDFMITMPVTVTFDEGIKEETIDGTNLYLFDKSGNALVPAYVYPMVDGTQMLGVIQPKGNLFYDHEYEIHVTTGIKDLDDMAMAEPWISTFTTKKPRLYDLEGEIFSGGRHIAIHEVGIKTYAYIAAGNEGWHVVDVSNPMKPVIKYSFTPPQFDFRGIAVDPERGILAITDYVRIYGGSNYGYVRFYDITIDPEKPAKIGQERLAEAWSGLPGKVALRNGYAYVSTNGMGLHTVDINSARSYSPDMPGQSITSLLNTQSEGFGQPSDITVYSKTKAFLTTFGGYPVVLDISMPSFPVIAGYVTPEAGVYDAFRGTAVEGFEFTNDEGMNQVIDLAVTSSRTGGIHTVDLSSPTAPVVMAEVRDKNNALLKVIASDIEISREAGLVYIASGGAIYVIDIKNPYHPLMLNVIENALLGDALNKGDVGDIKGIVVKDGWLYMASKDTGLRVLDIDPVFLTHFCNENEFFACNDYYPALGYVSNGVESGRKRILLEGRNSDNQLLNDGQTYARLVSYEPSKGVRLSGRNGERCPASSTKMCALFNDGLAEFHLTTDSLFPWDTEKITMIYEIYDASIDGKYMHNEEKGKKRTTVELKVRTNANVNLQEVLDGTAVYTYEKYGAKDLVADELHKSKTTGGEPNERGFDSVQMMMNHIIPPLEEVVSKENQRSSITPDGLYGNNTVTVLKAIMNGTATGFDRALVNTQVSHQDSRDGYISTFEKINKEYNWYNYVLSANELDEGKVIDKEILIGLDSDDAEIRHPLTDEDIGIYELYMDDDWDDDSINNYIEVENELYPLYPDSGYTNSESSVFSVERGNYGNYNGVEGKQGLLENGLRIANSNKGYYYFRSLDPIDDIDNYGALRALMILENVGKAWIDLYPDIYPMKKSMFVRDGAPNLETYKSNIYTHPDLDHNDDDDDNIFDNNTSFPNEARIGIGDISIQGGGPFPQHVTHQNGLGVDIRFVRNNNTEGSVDISLTSPTRDLFDEELTRELIEILFNEGAFRVYVVAGTGIEQSIDDPNRQIRYANGHHNHLHADFPIVNIPVGDISLSPSPLSMPADGNSTITINVDGKDHFGYNLVAVTASTTSGQIIVGNNVSQSQNVSISDNETMSFQLRASNEPGEAVVTVKSIRRGTEGQIKINFTPVVAE